A portion of the Candidatus Paceibacterota bacterium genome contains these proteins:
- a CDS encoding flagellar basal body protein produces the protein MADATQSIGVLQFALNAVVSQQQTIANNIANQDTPGYQANQVTFQDSLAAALQQGGSATMTLIPEGLPAGVNGNNVSIAAEMTLLQENNLENKLVANALSAQFAILSAALSA, from the coding sequence ATGGCCGACGCCACTCAGTCCATCGGTGTTTTGCAGTTTGCGCTTAACGCCGTTGTCAGTCAACAGCAGACAATCGCGAACAATATTGCCAACCAGGACACCCCGGGCTACCAAGCCAATCAGGTCACTTTCCAAGACTCGCTGGCTGCGGCATTACAACAAGGTGGAAGTGCCACGATGACGCTCATCCCTGAGGGCCTGCCAGCGGGGGTCAACGGCAACAACGTCTCTATCGCGGCCGAGATGACCCTGTTGCAGGAGAACAATCTCGAGAACAAGTTGGTGGCCAATGCCCTCAGTGCCCAATTCGCGATCCTTTCCGCCGCTCTTTCTGCCTAG
- a CDS encoding flagellar basal body rod C-terminal domain-containing protein: MSSTWSAVNTAGTGVTVNQTWIDTISSNVANMNDAVTPGQPVYRAQSVNAGQRVGPSGPWGPGADSGVQVNAIELGSAKGRMQYEPNNPLANAEGLVEYPAVDLATQMTSLIQAQTSYQANAKVMSNAKDAYQAILNIKA, from the coding sequence ATGAGTTCAACATGGAGTGCCGTGAATACCGCCGGTACCGGAGTCACTGTCAACCAGACATGGATTGACACCATCTCTAGCAACGTCGCCAACATGAATGACGCGGTGACCCCAGGTCAACCCGTCTACCGAGCGCAGTCTGTCAATGCTGGTCAGCGGGTCGGGCCGTCGGGTCCGTGGGGCCCCGGAGCAGACTCAGGAGTTCAGGTCAACGCCATTGAACTCGGCTCTGCGAAGGGTCGAATGCAGTACGAACCGAACAACCCTTTGGCTAATGCCGAAGGGTTGGTGGAATATCCGGCAGTTGACCTTGCGACCCAGATGACAAGTCTCATCCAGGCTCAGACCTCCTATCAAGCCAACGCCAAAGTTATGTCCAACGCCAAAGATGCCTATCAGGCTATTCTTAACATCAAGGCCTGA
- a CDS encoding flagellar export chaperone FliS gives MSVRNPALAYQDQSVKTADGPHLLIMICDRLAADIARAEVGIQESDYEVVDRNLQHAQRSIRMLRWALNPDGFEGGHELLSVYAFIEGHLIKANLEKNLELVRECARLFQPIHEAWRGAVDANGQSDHGPDVG, from the coding sequence GTGTCAGTTCGCAACCCCGCCCTTGCCTATCAGGATCAATCGGTTAAAACCGCAGACGGTCCACATCTTCTCATCATGATTTGTGATCGCTTGGCGGCCGACATTGCTCGAGCTGAAGTCGGCATCCAGGAGAGTGACTATGAGGTTGTGGATCGGAATCTGCAACATGCCCAGCGCAGCATCCGAATGCTGCGCTGGGCGCTTAATCCCGATGGATTCGAGGGTGGGCACGAGTTGCTCTCGGTGTACGCATTCATTGAAGGCCATCTCATCAAGGCCAATCTGGAGAAGAATCTTGAGTTAGTGCGCGAGTGCGCCAGATTGTTCCAACCGATTCATGAAGCCTGGCGTGGCGCAGTCGATGCCAATGGACAGAGCGACCATGGCCCGGACGTGGGATGA
- a CDS encoding flagellar hook-basal body complex protein FliE has protein sequence MMIISSIPAIPSISATAGSGAAQALGASGAATSGSFQNILGQAIDSLNEVTNNATNLSLQAVAGNATVVDATVASIVATLDTQLASALASRAVTSLNTIMNMQL, from the coding sequence ATGATGATAATTTCCTCTATCCCCGCAATTCCTTCGATCTCTGCCACAGCGGGCTCGGGTGCCGCGCAAGCTCTGGGAGCCTCTGGCGCAGCGACATCGGGTTCTTTCCAGAACATCCTCGGTCAGGCTATTGATTCGCTGAACGAGGTCACCAACAACGCCACAAACCTCTCACTCCAAGCGGTGGCAGGCAATGCCACGGTGGTGGATGCCACGGTGGCTTCCATTGTTGCCACTCTGGACACGCAACTGGCCAGCGCCCTGGCCAGCAGAGCGGTTACTTCCTTGAACACGATCATGAACATGCAGCTCTAA
- the fliF gene encoding flagellar basal-body MS-ring/collar protein FliF — translation MVLSPLATDTLNAVRSRTASVLSGFTAGQKVMTGLSVIGLVIAGVAFMRIESQPNFQPLFTNLRASDAGAVTTALTAANVPYKLSSGGTTVLVPAQLVDQERVTLAEQGLPSSGTVGFSNLAKSGITTSQFVQQVEYQQALEEQLQQTIESIQGIASARVILVIPAQSSFAIGDQPTPTASILVNLLPGATLTSGQVTAIVHLAASATPGLSASDVTVVDNHGDVLSTMGDTSGGTGSSESAQTIAYNNQLAKAIEALLNRVVGAGNAVVQVHALLNFDQQSTTTVGFQVDAEGKPIVVPTGQTTSSQTYTGTGAPPSGVLGSGTPPVATSSSGNYTSTSSQVTNAVGQVTQTVKQAPGQVVKTSIAVLLNSAAKTKISQAAVTSLVTAAAGLDTTSGDQVAVTVTRFASTNLTSPATTGSRSRLPLEHAAEVVVLALLIMAMMFFALRAARRPRYDEIQVPGFTQTGPRVLAREDAPRPVIELPVIAGPPGMEVASDVALSQVSSYIEARPAEVARLLRTWAAEQHTEPV, via the coding sequence ATGGTCTTATCCCCTCTCGCTACCGACACCTTGAACGCTGTACGTAGCCGTACAGCGTCTGTGCTCTCAGGCTTCACGGCCGGTCAGAAGGTGATGACCGGTCTGTCGGTGATCGGTCTGGTCATAGCAGGGGTGGCTTTCATGCGCATAGAGTCCCAACCTAATTTCCAACCGCTTTTCACTAACCTCCGGGCCTCGGACGCTGGGGCGGTGACCACTGCATTGACCGCCGCGAATGTTCCCTACAAGTTGAGCAGCGGAGGTACTACGGTTCTGGTCCCCGCACAACTGGTGGATCAGGAGCGAGTCACCCTGGCTGAGCAAGGCCTACCTAGTTCGGGCACCGTGGGTTTCTCCAATCTTGCCAAGAGCGGAATCACCACGTCGCAGTTCGTGCAACAGGTTGAATATCAGCAGGCATTAGAGGAACAACTCCAACAGACCATCGAGTCCATCCAGGGAATTGCGTCGGCTCGGGTGATCCTTGTCATCCCCGCGCAGAGTTCCTTTGCCATTGGCGACCAACCGACGCCGACCGCTTCGATCCTTGTTAATCTACTCCCGGGTGCCACGTTAACGTCTGGACAGGTGACTGCCATAGTGCATTTGGCGGCATCAGCGACACCCGGACTCTCCGCCTCCGATGTCACCGTTGTGGACAACCACGGCGACGTATTGTCGACGATGGGGGATACATCAGGCGGAACGGGTTCATCGGAGAGTGCGCAGACCATTGCCTATAACAACCAACTGGCAAAGGCTATCGAGGCTCTGTTGAATCGAGTCGTGGGTGCGGGTAATGCCGTGGTCCAGGTTCACGCCCTATTGAACTTCGATCAGCAGAGTACGACGACCGTGGGGTTTCAGGTGGACGCCGAGGGAAAGCCGATCGTGGTCCCCACGGGTCAGACCACCTCAAGTCAGACCTACACCGGTACTGGAGCGCCCCCATCGGGAGTTCTGGGGTCGGGCACGCCGCCAGTGGCGACATCGTCCAGCGGCAATTACACCTCGACCAGCAGCCAGGTGACCAACGCCGTGGGTCAGGTGACCCAGACCGTGAAACAAGCTCCGGGTCAAGTAGTAAAGACCTCCATTGCCGTCTTGTTGAATTCCGCGGCCAAGACCAAGATCAGTCAGGCTGCTGTGACCTCCTTGGTCACTGCGGCTGCTGGTTTGGATACGACCAGCGGCGACCAGGTGGCGGTGACCGTGACGCGGTTTGCCTCAACCAACCTGACATCTCCCGCTACGACTGGTTCCAGGTCGCGTCTGCCTCTGGAGCACGCAGCAGAGGTTGTTGTGTTGGCTCTGCTGATTATGGCGATGATGTTCTTTGCTCTTCGCGCGGCACGTCGCCCACGTTACGACGAGATTCAGGTCCCGGGATTCACCCAAACAGGGCCACGGGTACTTGCGCGCGAGGATGCGCCCCGTCCCGTTATTGAATTGCCGGTTATTGCAGGACCTCCGGGCATGGAAGTTGCGTCCGACGTGGCGCTCTCGCAGGTGAGCAGTTATATCGAAGCGCGTCCGGCTGAGGTCGCGCGTCTGCTTCGAACATGGGCCGCCGAACAGCACACGGAGCCAGTGTGA